The proteins below come from a single Burkholderia sp. FERM BP-3421 genomic window:
- the uvrB gene encoding excinuclease ABC subunit UvrB, with amino-acid sequence MAEHHSDTQEALDESKFVTFEGSPFQLYQPYPPAGDQPTAIETLVEGVEDGLSFQTLLGVTGSGKTFTMANTIARLGRPAIVFAPNKTLAAQLYAEFREFFPRNAVEYFVSYYDYYQPEAYVPQRDLFIEKDSSINEHIEQMRLSATKSLMERRDVVIVATVSAIYGIGNPSEYHQMILTLRTGDKLGQRDVIARLIAMQYNRNEADFQRGAFRVRGDTIDIFPAEHAEMAVRVELFDDEVESLQLFDPLTGRVRQKIPRFTVYPSSHYVTPRDTVMRAVETIKDELRERLEFFHREGKLVEAQRLEQRTRFDLEMLHELGFCKGIENYSRHFSGAAAGEPPPTLVDYLPSDALMLLDESHVLIGQLNGMYNGDRARKENLVDYGFRLPSALDNRPLKFPEFERKMRQVVFVSATPADYELRVTGQVAEQVVRPTGLVDPEIEVRPASSQVDDVLTEINARVKAGERVLITVLTKRMAEQLTEFLADHGVKVRYLHSDIDTVERVEIIRDLRLGTFDVLVGINLLREGLDIPEVSLVAILDADKEGFLRAERSLIQTIGRAARNVNGKALLYADRITDSMRRAIDETERRRAKQVAFNEKMGITPRGVQKRIKDIIDGVYNVDDARAELKEAQQRAKFEDMSEKQIAKEIKRLEKQMADFAKNLEFEKAAQTRDQLALLRERVFGANVGDHVSGA; translated from the coding sequence ATGGCTGAACATCATTCCGATACGCAAGAGGCGCTCGACGAATCGAAATTCGTGACGTTCGAGGGCTCCCCGTTCCAGCTCTACCAGCCGTACCCGCCCGCCGGCGACCAGCCGACCGCGATCGAGACGCTGGTGGAAGGCGTCGAGGACGGTCTGTCGTTCCAGACGCTGCTCGGCGTAACCGGCTCGGGCAAGACCTTCACGATGGCGAACACGATCGCGCGGCTCGGCCGCCCGGCGATCGTGTTCGCCCCGAACAAGACGCTGGCCGCGCAGCTGTACGCGGAATTCCGCGAGTTCTTTCCGCGTAATGCGGTCGAGTATTTCGTCTCGTACTACGACTACTACCAGCCGGAAGCGTACGTACCGCAGCGCGACCTGTTCATCGAGAAGGATTCGTCGATCAACGAGCACATCGAGCAGATGCGGCTGTCGGCGACGAAGAGCCTGATGGAGCGCCGCGACGTGGTGATCGTCGCGACGGTGTCGGCGATCTACGGTATCGGCAATCCGTCCGAGTATCACCAGATGATTCTCACGCTGCGCACGGGCGACAAGCTCGGCCAGCGCGACGTGATCGCGCGCCTGATCGCGATGCAGTACAACCGCAACGAGGCCGACTTCCAGCGCGGCGCGTTCCGGGTGCGCGGCGACACGATCGACATCTTCCCGGCCGAGCACGCGGAAATGGCGGTGCGGGTCGAGCTGTTCGACGACGAGGTCGAGTCGCTGCAGCTGTTCGATCCGCTGACAGGCCGGGTGCGGCAGAAGATCCCGCGTTTCACCGTCTATCCGTCGTCGCACTACGTGACGCCGCGCGACACCGTGATGCGCGCGGTCGAGACGATCAAGGACGAATTGCGCGAGCGGCTCGAGTTTTTCCACCGCGAAGGCAAGCTCGTCGAGGCACAGCGGCTCGAGCAGCGCACCCGCTTCGATCTGGAGATGCTGCACGAGCTGGGCTTCTGCAAGGGCATCGAGAACTACTCGCGGCACTTCTCCGGCGCCGCGGCGGGCGAGCCGCCGCCGACCCTCGTCGATTACCTGCCGTCCGACGCGCTGATGCTGCTCGACGAATCGCACGTGCTGATCGGCCAGCTGAACGGCATGTATAACGGCGACCGCGCGCGCAAGGAGAATCTGGTCGACTACGGCTTCCGGCTGCCGTCCGCGCTCGACAACCGGCCGCTCAAGTTTCCGGAGTTCGAGCGCAAGATGCGCCAGGTCGTGTTCGTGTCCGCGACGCCCGCCGACTACGAGCTGCGGGTGACGGGGCAGGTGGCCGAGCAGGTGGTGCGGCCGACGGGGCTCGTCGATCCGGAGATCGAGGTGCGCCCCGCGAGCAGCCAGGTCGACGACGTGCTCACCGAGATCAACGCGCGGGTCAAGGCCGGCGAACGGGTGCTGATCACGGTGCTGACCAAGCGGATGGCCGAGCAGCTGACTGAATTCCTCGCCGACCACGGCGTGAAGGTGCGCTACCTGCACAGCGACATCGACACGGTCGAGCGCGTCGAGATCATCCGCGACCTGCGGCTCGGCACCTTCGATGTGCTGGTCGGGATCAACCTGCTGCGCGAGGGCCTCGACATTCCCGAGGTGTCGCTCGTCGCGATCCTCGACGCCGACAAGGAAGGTTTCCTGCGCGCCGAGCGTTCGCTGATCCAGACCATCGGCCGCGCGGCTCGTAACGTCAACGGCAAGGCGCTGCTCTACGCGGACCGCATCACCGACTCGATGCGTCGCGCGATCGACGAGACCGAGCGCCGGCGCGCGAAGCAGGTGGCGTTCAACGAAAAGATGGGCATCACGCCGCGCGGCGTGCAAAAGCGCATCAAGGACATCATCGACGGCGTTTACAACGTCGACGACGCGCGCGCGGAGCTGAAGGAGGCGCAGCAGCGCGCGAAATTCGAGGACATGTCGGAAAAGCAGATCGCGAAGGAGATCAAGCGGCTCGAGAAGCAGATGGCCGATTTCGCGAAGAACCTCGAGTTCGAGAAGGCCGCCCAGACGCGCGACCAGCTCGCGCTGCTGCGCGAACGCGTGTTCGGCGCGAATGTCGGCGACCACGTGAGCGGCGCCTGA
- a CDS encoding amino acid aminotransferase: MSLFSAVELAPRDPILGLNEAFNADPRPTKVNLGVGVYTNEDGKIPLLRAVRDAEKVRVEAGLPRGYLPIDGIAAYDAAVQKLLLGNDSPLIAAGRVVTAQALGGTGALKIGADFLRTLNPNAKVAISDPSWENHRALFETAGFDVVAYPYYDAQTNGVNFDGMLAALESYAPGTIVVLHACCHNPTGVDLTDAQWAQIVATVKAHNLVPFLDIAYQGFGESIEADAAAVRLFAAAELNVFVSSSFSKSFSLYGERVGALSIITSSKDEAARVLSQLKRVIRTNYSNPPTHGGAIVAAVLASPELHAAWVQELGEMRDRIRAMRNGLVERLKTSGVDRDFSFINAQRGMFSYSGLTSAQVDRLREEFGIYAVGTGRICVAALNTRNLDAVANAVAAVLK; the protein is encoded by the coding sequence ATGTCGCTCTTCTCCGCTGTCGAACTCGCCCCTCGCGACCCGATCCTGGGTCTGAACGAAGCCTTCAACGCCGATCCGCGCCCGACCAAGGTCAACCTGGGCGTCGGCGTGTACACGAACGAAGACGGCAAGATTCCGCTGCTGCGCGCGGTCCGCGACGCGGAGAAGGTGCGGGTCGAAGCGGGCCTGCCGCGCGGCTATCTGCCGATCGACGGCATCGCCGCCTACGACGCCGCCGTGCAGAAGCTCCTGCTCGGCAACGATTCGCCGCTGATCGCGGCGGGCCGGGTCGTCACCGCCCAGGCGCTGGGCGGCACGGGCGCGCTCAAGATCGGCGCGGACTTCCTGCGCACGCTGAACCCGAACGCGAAGGTCGCGATCAGCGATCCGAGCTGGGAAAACCACCGCGCGCTGTTCGAAACGGCCGGCTTCGACGTCGTCGCCTATCCGTACTATGACGCGCAGACCAACGGCGTGAATTTCGACGGCATGCTGGCCGCGCTCGAAAGCTATGCGCCGGGCACGATCGTCGTGCTGCATGCGTGCTGCCACAACCCGACGGGCGTCGACCTGACCGACGCGCAATGGGCGCAGATCGTCGCGACCGTCAAGGCGCACAATCTGGTGCCGTTCCTCGACATCGCCTACCAGGGCTTCGGCGAAAGCATCGAGGCGGACGCGGCAGCCGTGCGCCTGTTCGCCGCTGCGGAACTGAACGTGTTCGTGTCGTCGTCGTTCTCGAAGTCGTTCTCGCTGTACGGCGAGCGCGTGGGCGCGCTGTCGATCATCACGTCGAGCAAGGACGAGGCCGCCCGCGTGCTGTCGCAGCTCAAGCGCGTGATCCGCACCAACTACTCGAACCCGCCGACCCACGGCGGCGCGATCGTCGCGGCCGTGCTCGCGTCGCCGGAACTGCACGCCGCATGGGTGCAGGAGCTGGGCGAGATGCGCGATCGCATCCGCGCGATGCGCAACGGCCTCGTCGAACGCCTGAAGACGAGCGGCGTCGACCGTGACTTCAGCTTCATCAACGCCCAGCGCGGGATGTTCTCGTACTCGGGCCTCACGTCGGCCCAGGTCGACCGCCTGCGCGAGGAGTTCGGCATCTATGCGGTCGGCACCGGCCGCATCTGTGTCGCGGCGCTCAATACCCGCAACCTCGACGCCGTCGCGAACGCCGTGGCCGCCGTGCTGAAGTAA
- a CDS encoding 3-hydroxybutyrate dehydrogenase, producing the protein MASSLAGKTAVVTGAASGIGKEIALELAKAGAAVAIADLNQDGANAVAEQIRQAGGKAIGVAMDVTSEEAVNSGIDKVAAAFGTIDILVSNAGIQIVNPIENYAFSDWKKMQAIHVDGAFLTTKAALKYMYKDDRGGVVIYMGSVHSHEASPLKSAYVTAKHGLLGLARVLAKEGAKHNVRSHVVCPGFVRTPLVDKQIPEQAKELGISEDDVIKHVMLGNTVDGVFTTVEDVAQTVLFLSAFPSAALTGQSFIVSHGWFMQ; encoded by the coding sequence ATGGCTTCGAGTTTGGCTGGCAAGACGGCGGTCGTGACGGGCGCGGCGAGCGGGATCGGCAAGGAGATCGCGCTGGAACTGGCGAAGGCGGGCGCGGCGGTGGCGATCGCGGACCTGAACCAGGACGGCGCGAACGCGGTGGCGGAACAGATCAGGCAGGCGGGCGGCAAGGCGATCGGCGTCGCGATGGACGTGACCAGCGAGGAAGCGGTCAACAGCGGGATCGACAAGGTGGCGGCGGCCTTCGGCACGATCGACATCCTGGTGTCGAACGCGGGCATCCAGATCGTGAATCCGATCGAGAACTATGCGTTCTCGGACTGGAAGAAGATGCAGGCGATCCACGTCGACGGCGCGTTCCTGACGACCAAGGCGGCGCTCAAGTACATGTACAAGGACGATCGCGGCGGCGTGGTGATCTACATGGGCTCGGTGCACTCGCACGAGGCGTCGCCGCTGAAGTCGGCCTATGTGACGGCGAAGCACGGGCTGCTGGGCCTCGCGCGCGTGCTGGCCAAGGAAGGCGCGAAGCACAACGTGCGCTCGCATGTGGTGTGTCCGGGCTTCGTGCGCACGCCGCTCGTCGACAAGCAGATTCCGGAGCAGGCGAAGGAACTCGGCATCAGCGAAGACGACGTGATCAAGCATGTGATGCTCGGCAACACGGTGGACGGCGTGTTCACCACGGTCGAGGACGTCGCGCAGACGGTGCTGTTCCTGTCCGCGTTCCCGAGCGCCGCGCTGACCGGCCAGTCGTTCATCGTCAGCCACGGATGGTTCATGCAGTGA
- a CDS encoding potassium channel beta subunit family protein, with protein MNYRRLGRSGLQVSELSIGSWVTYGNQVDRRAARESLAAARDAGVNFFDNAEVYAGGKSEEIMGHALKSLGWPRLSYVVSTKFFWGLTEAPNQYHTLNRKYLLHAIDASLQRLQLDHVDLVFCHRPDPYTPIEETVWAMSDMIARGKALYWGTSEWSADEIRTACDIAERHHLHKPVMEQPQYNLFHRRRVEQEYRRLYEDLGIGLTTWSPLASGLLTGKYRHGVPEGSRARVQGYDWLREQLTDAAKNSIVDKLGHVAAELDCSIGQLAIAWVLKNPRVSTVITGASRIEQIVENMRAADIATRLTPEIKQRIEDIVGDAYQ; from the coding sequence ATGAACTACCGCAGACTGGGACGTTCCGGCCTACAGGTCAGCGAGCTGTCGATCGGATCGTGGGTCACGTACGGCAACCAGGTGGATCGCCGCGCAGCCCGCGAATCGCTGGCTGCAGCGCGCGACGCCGGCGTCAACTTCTTCGACAACGCAGAGGTGTACGCCGGCGGCAAATCCGAGGAGATCATGGGCCATGCGCTGAAATCGCTGGGCTGGCCGCGCCTCAGCTACGTCGTATCGACCAAGTTCTTCTGGGGCCTGACCGAGGCGCCGAATCAATACCACACGCTGAACCGCAAATACCTGCTGCACGCGATCGACGCGTCGCTGCAACGCCTGCAGCTCGACCACGTGGATCTCGTGTTCTGCCACCGGCCCGATCCCTACACGCCGATCGAGGAAACCGTGTGGGCCATGAGCGACATGATCGCGCGCGGCAAGGCGCTCTACTGGGGCACCTCGGAGTGGAGCGCGGACGAGATCCGGACCGCCTGCGACATCGCCGAGCGCCATCATCTGCATAAGCCGGTGATGGAGCAACCGCAATACAACCTGTTCCACCGCCGCCGCGTCGAGCAGGAGTACCGTCGGCTCTACGAGGACCTCGGGATCGGGCTTACCACCTGGAGCCCGCTCGCGTCCGGGCTGCTGACCGGCAAATATCGACACGGCGTGCCCGAAGGCAGCCGGGCGCGCGTGCAGGGTTACGACTGGCTGCGCGAGCAGCTGACCGACGCGGCGAAGAACAGCATCGTCGACAAGCTCGGCCACGTCGCGGCGGAACTCGATTGCAGCATCGGCCAGCTCGCGATCGCCTGGGTGTTGAAAAATCCGCGGGTCAGCACCGTGATCACGGGCGCGTCGCGCATCGAGCAGATCGTGGAGAACATGCGGGCCGCCGACATCGCGACGCGACTCACGCCGGAGATCAAGCAGCGAATCGAGGATATCGTCGGCGATGCGTATCAATGA
- a CDS encoding 23S rRNA (adenine(2030)-N(6))-methyltransferase RlmJ — protein sequence MLSYRHAFHAGNHADVLKHAVVVQLLHYLNRKDKSYWYIDTHAGAGVYSLLDGYAAKTAESGTGIGKLWDADDLPAALGDYLDEVHALNDDGTLRYYPGSPYLAWRLMREQDRMRLFELHTTEIDVLRHNFRDAGRRAMIYAGDGFEGIKALLPPPPRRALVLIDPSYEDKRDYARALSCVEEALKRFATGCYAVWYPQVSRPESQKFPDHLKRLQPNNWLHLTLTVSRPPTDGYGLFGSGMFILNPPYTLVDSMREALPYLVEALGQDDGASFSIEHRSS from the coding sequence ATGCTCAGTTATCGTCACGCCTTTCACGCCGGCAACCATGCGGATGTGCTCAAGCACGCCGTCGTCGTCCAACTGTTGCATTACCTGAACCGCAAGGACAAGTCGTATTGGTACATCGACACGCACGCGGGCGCCGGCGTTTACTCCCTGTTGGACGGCTACGCGGCGAAAACCGCTGAATCCGGCACCGGCATCGGCAAGCTGTGGGACGCGGATGATCTGCCGGCCGCGCTCGGCGACTACCTCGACGAAGTCCACGCGCTGAACGACGACGGCACGCTGCGCTACTACCCCGGCTCGCCCTATCTCGCATGGCGCCTGATGCGCGAACAGGACCGCATGCGGCTGTTCGAACTGCACACGACGGAAATCGATGTGCTGCGCCACAATTTCCGTGATGCCGGCCGGCGCGCGATGATCTATGCGGGGGATGGTTTCGAAGGAATCAAGGCGCTGCTGCCGCCGCCGCCGCGGCGCGCGCTGGTGCTCATCGATCCGTCCTACGAGGACAAGCGCGATTATGCGCGCGCGCTGAGCTGCGTCGAAGAAGCACTCAAGCGCTTTGCGACCGGATGCTATGCCGTGTGGTATCCGCAGGTGAGCCGCCCCGAGTCGCAGAAATTCCCTGATCACCTGAAGCGCCTGCAACCGAACAACTGGCTGCACCTGACGCTGACCGTGAGTCGGCCGCCGACGGACGGTTATGGGCTGTTCGGCAGCGGCATGTTCATTCTGAATCCGCCTTACACGCTGGTGGATTCAATGCGGGAAGCCCTTCCCTATCTCGTCGAGGCGCTGGGCCAGGACGACGGCGCAAGCTTTTCGATCGAGCATCGGAGCAGCTGA
- a CDS encoding DUF3563 family protein — protein MFAYVIEKLSTWFETAERTRREAYLASSSDIVQLEQRIRALETNGYSL, from the coding sequence ATGTTTGCATACGTCATCGAGAAGCTGAGCACCTGGTTTGAAACCGCAGAACGCACCCGCCGCGAAGCCTACCTGGCATCGTCGAGCGACATCGTTCAGCTCGAGCAGCGCATCCGCGCGCTGGAAACCAACGGCTACTCGCTGTAA
- the cueR gene encoding Cu(I)-responsive transcriptional regulator: MNIGAAARASGVSAKMIRYYESVGLLSASKRTDAGYRVYQDDDVHLLRFIRQARRLGFAVDDIRKLLALWQDRSRASAEVKAIALEHVAELNSRIAELTDMRNTLANLAAHCHGDERPDCPILEGLATCCDAPK, encoded by the coding sequence GTGAACATTGGAGCAGCGGCGCGCGCCTCGGGCGTCAGCGCGAAGATGATCCGATACTACGAAAGCGTGGGTTTGCTGAGCGCGAGCAAGCGAACCGATGCCGGTTACCGGGTCTACCAGGACGACGACGTTCATTTGCTGCGGTTCATTCGCCAGGCCCGCAGGCTGGGTTTTGCGGTCGACGACATCCGTAAGTTGCTGGCGCTTTGGCAGGACCGCTCAAGGGCAAGCGCGGAAGTGAAGGCGATCGCGCTCGAGCACGTGGCGGAATTGAACAGCCGTATCGCCGAGTTGACGGACATGAGGAACACCCTCGCGAACCTCGCCGCGCATTGCCACGGGGATGAGCGTCCCGATTGTCCGATCCTGGAAGGTTTGGCGACGTGCTGTGATGCACCGAAATAG
- a CDS encoding DUF2863 family protein, with protein MRQRIAKRLPPDADKLVGLSLALFASGSRIEDRFWETKLDALLAKIVRNGNQTTLDAALDHLQQNHPDAYGALADMAETHSESLRVEHEGQPYEALLVAVPVLAWTRYMIPSGSLKADASDALRTHLQAHVLARDTLVAMAPFLYSIDQLPRHHVETYRLAQQLTHAALGGHPVKLNHGDLPETSPILADPRFLLAVVAAPAGAPLFRWQEEDGNARIERGQCLEQWAAQGGANLANALPGCEFESLLPDAYYSACRDADERIRPHTVRTAIRYLFDTIGAAPQELRAVIAGFGERRVDEYRVGFTRRGANDVIYGVVWPLYGRENGDAAIDEATVDADAPVEGPLEEIATLLRDAGVTEIRRHAGRFEPEYCDDCGVPLYADPLGEIVHAEMPEDASPAQPHFH; from the coding sequence ATGCGCCAGCGAATCGCCAAACGCCTCCCTCCCGATGCCGACAAACTCGTCGGCCTGTCGCTCGCGCTGTTCGCCTCCGGCAGCCGCATCGAGGATCGCTTCTGGGAAACCAAGCTCGATGCCCTGCTCGCGAAGATCGTGCGCAATGGGAATCAGACCACGCTCGACGCCGCACTCGACCATCTCCAGCAGAATCATCCCGACGCCTACGGCGCGCTCGCCGACATGGCCGAGACCCACAGCGAATCGCTGCGGGTCGAACACGAAGGCCAGCCCTATGAGGCACTGCTCGTCGCGGTGCCCGTGCTCGCCTGGACCCGCTACATGATTCCGTCCGGCTCGCTCAAGGCCGACGCCTCCGATGCGCTGCGCACTCACCTGCAAGCCCACGTCCTCGCACGCGACACGCTGGTCGCCATGGCGCCGTTCCTGTACAGCATCGATCAATTGCCCCGCCATCACGTCGAGACCTACCGCCTGGCCCAGCAACTCACGCATGCCGCGCTCGGCGGACATCCGGTCAAGCTCAACCACGGCGACCTGCCGGAAACCTCGCCCATTCTTGCCGATCCGCGCTTTCTGCTCGCCGTCGTCGCGGCGCCCGCCGGCGCCCCGTTGTTCCGCTGGCAGGAAGAGGACGGCAATGCGCGCATCGAACGTGGCCAATGTCTTGAACAATGGGCGGCCCAGGGCGGCGCCAACCTGGCCAACGCCCTGCCCGGTTGCGAATTCGAATCCCTGCTGCCCGACGCCTACTACTCGGCCTGCCGCGACGCCGACGAGCGCATCCGCCCCCACACCGTGCGCACCGCCATTCGTTATCTTTTCGACACAATCGGCGCAGCGCCTCAAGAACTGCGCGCAGTGATCGCCGGCTTCGGCGAGCGGCGTGTCGACGAGTACCGGGTCGGCTTCACCCGACGCGGCGCCAACGACGTGATCTATGGCGTGGTCTGGCCGCTCTACGGCCGCGAGAACGGCGACGCCGCGATCGACGAAGCGACCGTAGACGCCGACGCCCCCGTCGAAGGTCCGCTCGAGGAGATCGCGACGCTGCTGCGGGACGCCGGCGTCACCGAGATCCGACGCCATGCCGGCCGCTTCGAGCCCGAGTACTGCGACGACTGCGGCGTGCCGCTTTACGCCGACCCGCTCGGCGAGATCGTGCACGCTGAAATGCCCGAAGACGCCTCGCCCGCCCAGCCGCACTTCCACTGA
- a CDS encoding response regulator transcription factor — protein MRFLVLNADAERRDGLKTLLKQIARQAGYNDAKDWHQARRLLAHHSFDLITVDWHDIKRLGDLSQLCEACAPAPVAVLTDDASPEQAQALFKAGVFGVIPRTTRPHLIIRALEMVLLGGHYVPPGALDLTNAPSAGRDAHVQELIDELPRKRQATRSLLSPRQAQIMRFVHMGNTNKMIARTLGISEGTVKIHLASIFQQLGATNRAAAVAIYNGWLPPHLEVLLSARHGAPKPALGAPCPVPLRLATQRKYPRAADDDTTPQPMAAEPRAPFKPS, from the coding sequence ATGCGATTCCTGGTGCTCAACGCCGACGCCGAGCGGCGCGACGGACTCAAGACCCTCCTCAAGCAGATCGCCCGGCAGGCCGGCTACAACGATGCAAAGGACTGGCACCAGGCTCGGCGGCTCCTCGCCCACCACAGTTTCGACCTCATCACGGTCGACTGGCACGACATCAAGCGCCTCGGCGACCTGAGCCAGCTGTGCGAAGCCTGCGCCCCCGCCCCGGTCGCGGTGCTGACCGACGATGCCTCGCCCGAGCAGGCGCAGGCGCTGTTCAAGGCCGGCGTGTTCGGCGTGATTCCGCGCACCACGCGCCCGCATCTCATCATCCGCGCGCTCGAGATGGTCCTGCTCGGCGGCCACTATGTCCCACCCGGCGCACTCGATCTGACCAACGCGCCCTCCGCCGGCCGCGACGCGCACGTGCAGGAATTGATCGACGAACTGCCGCGCAAGCGGCAGGCCACGCGCAGCCTGCTCTCTCCGCGGCAGGCGCAGATCATGCGCTTCGTCCACATGGGCAACACCAACAAGATGATCGCGCGCACGCTCGGCATCAGCGAAGGCACGGTCAAGATTCACCTCGCCAGCATCTTCCAGCAGCTCGGCGCCACCAATCGCGCCGCCGCGGTCGCGATCTACAACGGCTGGCTGCCCCCGCATCTCGAAGTATTGCTATCGGCCCGCCACGGCGCACCGAAACCCGCGCTGGGCGCGCCCTGTCCGGTTCCGCTGCGCCTCGCCACCCAGCGCAAGTACCCACGCGCCGCCGACGACGACACCACGCCCCAGCCGATGGCCGCCGAACCACGCGCGCCCTTCAAGCCCAGCTAG
- a CDS encoding energy-coupling factor ABC transporter permease: MGFLYTPLPFWVAVGGWIAAVALLALALWRAPFKRLQDATLQHVWLALVTAIAVLWASNAWLDDGLVMHLLGATLLVTLFDWTLALVGTAVITGVAAVIFDTTWPGVGLTYLVYGALPVAVSALLQRATIAWLPHNLPAFIIGQGFVTPLIAVGAVAGAAAGVQIALVGGDPAVLPAGYALNTLLLALGEAWFTGMATALIAVYKPAWVTTFDVRRYRLGGPRA, translated from the coding sequence ATGGGTTTCCTGTACACGCCGCTTCCGTTCTGGGTCGCCGTCGGTGGCTGGATCGCCGCCGTGGCTCTGCTCGCGCTCGCGCTGTGGAGAGCCCCGTTCAAGCGCCTGCAGGACGCCACGCTGCAACACGTCTGGCTCGCGCTCGTCACCGCGATCGCCGTGCTGTGGGCGTCCAACGCCTGGCTCGACGACGGCCTCGTCATGCATCTGCTCGGCGCCACGCTGCTCGTCACCCTGTTCGACTGGACCCTCGCGCTGGTCGGCACCGCCGTCATCACCGGCGTCGCCGCCGTCATCTTCGATACGACCTGGCCCGGCGTCGGCCTGACCTATCTCGTGTACGGCGCCCTGCCCGTCGCCGTCTCCGCGCTGCTGCAGCGCGCCACCATCGCCTGGCTGCCGCACAACCTGCCGGCCTTCATCATCGGCCAGGGTTTCGTCACGCCACTCATCGCGGTCGGCGCGGTCGCGGGCGCCGCGGCGGGCGTGCAGATCGCGCTCGTCGGCGGCGACCCCGCCGTGCTGCCGGCCGGATACGCGCTCAACACCCTGCTGCTCGCGCTCGGCGAAGCGTGGTTCACCGGCATGGCGACCGCGCTCATCGCGGTCTACAAGCCGGCCTGGGTCACGACCTTCGACGTGCGCCGCTACCGCCTCGGCGGCCCCCGCGCCTGA
- a CDS encoding BspC domain-containing protein — MDSFPASYRLLGVLGKLAACITGLSLACATPALADLLDQRAEMINKYVNEMHADPLVADCAAHGNFIASTSNAFDHVEFPSSAFDPSSATITPWNDSFDQGKQRVKVDNIVTVEGLGISNNGSDPAHLKFRCGYVGTQMLAFSWNDPVPPARAHVERPASSNKKLKAHAGKGKGKSKAKAPGKGGGKKAATTKKSGTQKKAVKKSTAKKSA; from the coding sequence ATGGACAGCTTCCCCGCCTCGTACCGCCTATTGGGCGTGCTCGGCAAGCTGGCGGCCTGCATCACGGGCCTGTCGCTTGCATGCGCCACCCCGGCGCTCGCCGACCTGCTCGACCAGCGCGCCGAAATGATCAACAAGTACGTGAACGAGATGCATGCCGATCCGCTCGTCGCGGATTGCGCGGCGCATGGCAATTTCATCGCCAGCACCTCCAATGCGTTCGATCACGTCGAATTCCCGTCCAGCGCCTTCGACCCGAGCAGCGCCACGATCACGCCCTGGAACGATTCGTTCGACCAGGGCAAGCAACGCGTCAAGGTCGACAACATCGTCACCGTCGAAGGGCTCGGCATCAGCAACAACGGCAGCGACCCGGCGCACCTCAAGTTCCGCTGCGGCTACGTCGGCACGCAGATGCTCGCGTTCAGCTGGAACGATCCGGTGCCGCCCGCCCGGGCGCATGTCGAGCGCCCCGCGTCGTCGAATAAGAAATTGAAGGCCCATGCCGGCAAGGGCAAAGGCAAGTCGAAAGCGAAGGCCCCGGGCAAGGGCGGCGGCAAGAAAGCCGCGACCACGAAGAAATCGGGCACCCAGAAGAAGGCCGTCAAGAAATCGACGGCAAAGAAGAGTGCGTAA